GCTCCTGGCTGTACCGAACCACCGTAATATTTCTCGTGTGCATTCTATTCCGTCTGATCTGCTACCTCCAGATCCTACGGCTGAAGGACTTTGCCACGGTGTTCCACGTGGACTCGGACGTGGCTACTGTGCTCTTGGAGCACTTGAGGATCAGGAGGCACCTGCGAATCATCAGCCACAGATACCGCGCGTTCATTATACTCGCTATCGTATTGGTCACTGGAAGCCAGCTCATGTGTCTTCTTGTCACTACCAAAGCCAGAAATCAAGTCAATATCTACAAAGCCGGGGAGCTTGCGGTATGTATGCACTTTTGTTTGTTACCCCTTTTCTTACTCtttcagttttatttatttatgaataaattaatttttaagctcgaaaacaagaatttaatttttgataaataGTTTTATATCTGTGTCTAATTAtgtaataattattaaaaataactatCTTATAAGTTGattcatctaaaaaaataaatttaaataaacacGTATGTAAAATGTTTAATGCTATtagtgaattaaaattaaattttaaaaacaatttacAAGTTATAAATTTAGAAtgatagataaaaaattacatgcaattatttttatctaagttaaaaattattaaataatttaatatatttaactaaattattatataacaaTTTTTAACTATACAAAATTTCTCCCATCAGCAAATAGAAAAAAAGCAAATTAGTTGTGAATATGCACCTAGGAATGTCTTTTGGTAAAATCGTAAAATTAccaccaaaaaatattttagtgtAGACGAAAatgtctttaatttttattatcgataaaaatatttttaaatatgataaaaatGTTTTCTGAATTTTCATTACCTAAGACATTTTAGTTCACATGAGTATATTTTTGTcacatttttaattaatttaaaaatatttttattgataataaaataattcgAATGTATTTTTGATGGTTTATTAGTAAAATTATATTGAAAAGAATGTTAAACTAATGGATAGTGGTTGAACAAATTTGATTATTTGTACATCTCACAGCTAACGTAAACTTCAACCGTGGGTTATATCTATAGGAGAAAATTTCTATAGTTTCAATTTAATATTGTTGATTAGGTAATCAAAGTTATTTCCAAACTTTTACGGTATGCCTTTTGTTTAATGAGTGTAAGACAAATTAAAAAAAGCAGAATTCTTTAAATTAAATAACCACCAAAGATGAATATAGTTTGGTTTCTTCCTCTACTTTTTAATCTTCCTCGTCCAGACGTCCATCATTCCCTTTCAATTTTATCTTAATtcttattatcattttttaaacAAGATTTGGTTTACTATCTTAATTGAATTATTTGATGAATAATCTTAAGGATGCGCACTTGTGGACCCCGATTATTAGCTGTACATACTACATAGTATATAACATTGATttcatttgaattataaattattcTATATATAAGAATAAGTGTTCGTGATCGAGATCAtagtaattttatttaaatgaagACGTGTCCGTTATTTTGTGCAATTGTGTTGCCTCCATGTTCCTTTTATTCGTCGTGCTAGATCTTATTCTTCATGATTGTCCATTACAAAACTGGGAAAAATAACAAATGATGACAACACTAAAATAAACAAgggtaaaatattttatgatattttcGTTTTAggtagatttattatttttcgtagaaaaagtatagagaaccaataaaatatttgtataatgtgtACAATAAAGGTTTAGGAATATCCGATTCAGTATTAGAAatataaccattagtgttatttttttttctatcagccaaaacttttgggatgagtggtatcatgacatgataCGAGAGTTCTAAatccgaaaggtcaagagtttgATTTTTGATGAACTCCAAAATCAATTTAAACTTTTGGcatgagatgtttattatttCTAATATCCGATGATAAATTAGTattacaattaatttttttttttaatggcGCAGTTGTGTTCCGTTACACTTCTTTCTGCATTGTGCATATTGTTACGTAGTGCAACAAAGATCACGCACAGAGCACAGGCGATCACAGGGCTGGCTGCCAAGTGGCATGTTTGTGCGACGTTGGATTCGTTCGACGGAGCAGGCGCCGGTGATGGACTAGTTGCAGCAGCTGAGAATTCCACAGAGAGAATCTTCCCTCATGTTGGTACGGATGGAGATTCCTCAGATACTGATGATGGTGGTGATGAAGAAGATGACATTAATTCTACCAAGTTAATTCCGTCTTATGCTTACAGCACTATCTCATATCAAAAGAGACAAGCTCTTGGTGTGTTCTCTTAATATCTTTGCTATATATTGCACTGCCCCTTTTTACAACACTTTAATTTGCATATTGTTATAATAATTCAGTACATAGATTATTAACTATTACATATTGTTAGGAGTagtataaaatttaatgtttaaataagaaaaaaattttactcCTTTCTTTTAAGAAATGTTAAAATGATAcctttatttataaaatgtatatttttttataattttaaaaaaaatcttctttaactcattttaatttttttatgttaattatCGTTAACtttaactatttaaaaaaaataaattattcttttacaaaaatattttttaacaaaaatttaattttctgcaattaaattttttttactaaaatattcttttaacaaatttactttttagtgattaaattatatttttaccaaaatatccttcaaaatattttttaatgattaaattttttttactaagatactcttcaataattttttagttattaaattataattttaccaaaaaaatttttaacaataattttttttgtattttttttactgTTAATCTCATAATATCAAtacatattattatatatgatttTACAAGTTtggtttaatatttttttatatttttatattagtctcacagaaaagaattttttaatttaatgttaaaataatatgcAATGATGTGACAATTTAATCactagaaaaataatattaaaaggtatcttagtaaaaaaatattttaatcattacaaaatattttgaaagatattttgataaaaatacaatttaaacactagaaaaatatattaaaagatATTAGTGTTATCTTTTTTCATCAGTTGAAACTTTTgagatgagtggtatcatgacataaTATTAGAGCGCTAGATTCGAAAGGTATGGACTCTAAAATCAGTTTAAATTTTTGgaaagatgtttattatccctagtATTCGGATGAAATAGTATGAAgatgttcattttgtaactcaatAGCTATTATACACATTGTATAGATAATCCATTGTCTCCCTAACAGaatcaataatttatttatttatcacaTGCACAACCAAGGTAGACGGCAGTAAAATATAAGCATAAAAAAGAATATGATCTATCATGGATGATTTCTTTATTGAACTTAACTAATCATCAATTAACAATTCAGATCCAACATAAGTTTATCCTTTAAAAAGAACAGCCTATCGTCCTTTCCCTTATTCTTCAAGCTTGgaccaatttttttattagaacacAGATCTGATCAATAATTAAGCTGTATATATTCTTTATTATGTACCCAACAAATTCTCATATATATAATGTCTCtaaaatcatttattttttctttttaataagcattatatttgtgatgactagtcatgaataataatataataatgttGGTTATTTTTGCAGTGAATTATTTTGAGAACAATGGAGCAGGGATTACGATGTTCGGAGTGATGTTAGATAGGGGCACGCTTAACACCATATTCGGTATTGAGATGTCGCTGGTTCTTTGGTTGCTTGGCAAAACCATTTTTCTCTAACTCTCTTTAATtgctaaataaaataataagaaaatgaGTTGTTTATATAGCAAACCAATTTGGTTTATTTATACTTCATGAATAACCTACTTTCTTTGCTCTGCTTCTCCTCTCGCTGGCGGCTACAAATTGGAAGAGATTATTTCTATAGGTTTCAAATTTTGATGtgaaatctttttttttattatttaaatgttTTCTTTCATGTTTTCCGAGTATTATTCTCTCTATCCACGACTTCTTGTAATTATATGTTCCTCTATTCAATTTTCATTTTCGTGAGCTTTACCACATTTTTATGCTACTTTGAGCATAATTGCGTTGCATTGTTTTCTAGTCTCgcaaagtttttttttaataaataaataaaagaacaaaCTCTGTAGAATGGTTGCTAACTTGCTATTTTGGTGAGGCAATTTTAAAGAAGGAAAACCAAAAGGAGGTTTACAAATAAACATGGATATCCAGAGCTAAAAATTACCAATGGAAGCAACCTCATCCTTGTCACTCTATTGGCTTCACGATGCAGAAGGAACACTTGAACTTAGCAACTACTTCTCAAGATCAAAGCACGAGATGTGAGATGGGGAAGGGATTGTGATGGTTGATaatgttaaaatattttaaaaagaaaacttACTATTTGATTACTAAAGGCCTAAATGCAAGAACTCCAATTATACATTTTTCTAACAATGCGATCCGCAGCGGGTCAGGTTGAGCTACAGATAGAGTCGTGTACATGTTTAGGCCTAACTTAATTCGACCTACTCAAACCCTTTATATGTTATAGTATGTAGGGAAAgttaaaaattagtatatatcAATGGTGGATCAAACCCACATCTCCTCCCTCTAATAATTTCGTCAAACCACTTAACACCAACCACTTTAATTGATACTATAAcactttttttatttcataaatATTACTTGAGATAAATAATACATAGATTTTATTAGAAATTTGTTGCTTTTAATATAAActtaattttgtattttctattttattagtatATTTATGTAACATCAAATAATTAAAGTGTTTGATtgggaaaaaaaaagattttgttaCCATAGAATCGAATAAAAACTTTATGTTGTGGATAGTGTTAGAATTGAAGGATTCTCAAAccacaaataaaatataattgagttttaaaaatattttaaacttgTGGATAGAATTAGAATGGAGACTAAATCCTACATTATCTTATTCATTGTCAGACCCTTACATCTATTCAGATTTTGTTCAGCTAAGTGATCTAATTGACACAACTAAGTGACCCAATTCCCTAAACAAACAACATCGACCTCTATCCTCGGTAGTGTTTTTTGAGTCACGATGTTAAAAGAGGGAAGAAAAATTGgcttgaaaaataaattacccTCCAATTCATTCTTCAAGTCCATCTCTTTTTTTACCTTGCTTTTTAAGACTCCACCTCACAAGCTCACCCTTAACCACAAACACCAGGAGGCTTTGACAACTTTACCCATTAACTATAGCAAAAAGTTTTCCTTTCTTAACAGCATCCAGCTACGTAGGcttttattttataatcttTTTAGATAAAAGAAGACCTAATGCAATCAAAAGAACTCAGAACTATTGCAAATGTCAAACCACCAGATAAGTGATCACAACAGTTGCCAAAAACAACATCAAGTTCCATCGCAGTTGAAGATGAATTTGAATCTACATCTTTATCAAGGGGCAATTGTGATCACGTCACCTTTCATTCTCATTCAAAACACGATATTTCAAGTTTCTCACTCCAATATGATGCTTGAAAATAGTTTAGTTACATGTTAAGCGGATCAAGATTACAAAATGGATCAACGGAATGAACAACAAAAAAGCTCCATCTGATGCAGTACAAGAAGGGAAAAAAATCTTGCCATCAAGAATCACAGGAGTCCTTGAGGAACAAACATAAATTTCGTTGGCAAGCATGACATGTATGTGAGGACCAATACATTTATGCCATTGCTAACTTTATGAATTGCAAATAAAACATAGCACATGTAGTAATGCTTACAAATGCACGTCTAAAATTTAACACAACAGTCATAATTTACACTACTGCCAGGACAAAATTCCAAAATTCTTATGAAATGTCTCATTATATACCTGAATCATATCCTTCTAACTCATCAAAGGAGATAAGCTCACACTAATCAACTTCATTCTTGCAAGCACAAATTATCAAATGGAATTCAAGGAAGGGATTATCAAGCACAATTACTTAACTGTATAATATGCAAAGGAACAAGATGTCAATGATATTCCAAAATGAAAAAGTCTCCATAATTCTATATTGATAATTTTAAGGCTCTACCGTTGTCACCTGTTGCCATTCCCCATCTACTGCTTCTTTCCATAATGTCACATTGTTATTACCATCAGCCACAGCCAAAATATTTCCAGTCAACGACCATGAAACCCTCCAAACCGGTGTCTTAAAATCGGACAAGATCTTGCCTTCCCACTGATCTCCCTCCTTGCCCACAGTCCACATAATCACTTTTCCATCCTGGGATGCACTCGCAATAGTAGATTTAGGAAGTCCCAA
Above is a genomic segment from Arachis stenosperma cultivar V10309 chromosome 1, arast.V10309.gnm1.PFL2, whole genome shotgun sequence containing:
- the LOC130936444 gene encoding uncharacterized protein LOC130936444: MADSTTTITDADRSSSNKEPLLDRRKQYNRCVSNVNDEFRTFRSYLRWMCMDQSNKFTAALSWLVFLLFTVAVPAVSHFLLSCPSCDSHHSRPYDSVVQVSLSGMAAVSFLCLTGFVKQYGLRRFLFFDKLRDESETVRNNYMFELNRSLKIISVFVVPCFAAESAYKIWWYASASSQIPFFGSVYVTGTVLCILELCSWLYRTTVIFLVCILFRLICYLQILRLKDFATVFHVDSDVATVLLEHLRIRRHLRIISHRYRAFIILAIVLVTGSQLMCLLVTTKARNQVNIYKAGELALCSVTLLSALCILLRSATKITHRAQAITGLAAKWHVCATLDSFDGAGAGDGLVAAAENSTERIFPHVGTDGDSSDTDDGGDEEDDINSTKLIPSYAYSTISYQKRQALVNYFENNGAGITMFGVMLDRGTLNTIFGIEMSLVLWLLGKTIFL